In the genome of Myxococcus stipitatus, one region contains:
- a CDS encoding TIGR04563 family protein, which produces MATTDHRKQSLYFPEDMLEEIQREATRQDRSLSWIVQQAWKVARAEIRKMPSVNDVLSSPPRPAAVAASPVAAPTAAPSMVAAAAPSSTEPKS; this is translated from the coding sequence ATGGCCACCACCGACCACCGCAAGCAAAGCCTCTACTTCCCCGAGGACATGCTGGAGGAAATCCAGCGTGAGGCGACACGACAGGACCGTTCGCTGTCGTGGATTGTCCAGCAGGCATGGAAGGTGGCGCGTGCCGAGATTCGGAAGATGCCGTCGGTCAACGACGTGCTGAGCTCGCCCCCGCGTCCCGCCGCAGTCGCGGCGAGTCCGGTGGCGGCCCCAACGGCGGCCCCCTCCATGGTGGCAGCCGCGGCTCCGAGCTCGACCGAGCCCAAGTCCTGA
- a CDS encoding TonB-dependent receptor plug domain-containing protein yields the protein MKNTLARATLLSLVLFAGVPAQAEEPSLLHSAPPRAQANSPLRLDGTLVEGGRILEMFVRYRGPGEPFARVQMERQYGDLYRGVIPAEHMVPPGVEYYVEGLTADGERISLFQSAERPARVLVAGEAPTSRTATPPPPTSLSADERPVTRSSSPPERAKAPTPSSSASDDDSMAALTADLADGVPPPKTPARDSRSTSREPLPSARGSATATRDPVSAGASRESTSSARDSARDPVGASRDSVSAGASRESASSSRDSTRDPVGSGASRGTRDSSTREPGTSRDTSGRESATSRASGSRDAPTREAGPARGSTSRDSRDAVASRESPREPLRRDEPSSREGSGSEEPRSELEEDMALYSAEDTLALATRHEEKVRTVPAIATSFGREQISALGARTVADVLDVVPGLTISRDVQGFHRTAVRGLRNDAEVLFLLNGHRLNNFFDGKALMNLPVENLERIEVIRGPGSALYGAGAFLGVVNIVTDTSDGVRTAVSGGGFPEKDERLAVTFNGHASAGHSLGDLRLFADADIWSQSGDANVIENDGLDDEAISQGLRTVEQPAGKTRDDRFLLNVGGGATYAMGNTGRLGASLRFLTEDRTALMGLFDAVGEDSKLKWNVLMADVHWQQELGSSVLLRARAGFDHQSTDRLFQITPKNFRTGPDTAQLFNDGMREQTRISVRTLMGGVDADITLAPGNRLSLGAVVEQQSLGDYDYETNYTLDARVRSGGFTAPEGLANPLELADGAAARRLTVGFFAHDQWTVVSPLTLTFGVRVDATQLPTVDGSGTITGTSFVPRINPRVGLVFSATDALVLKALYGRAFRAPTLQELVERIPDTDYNQGRFEGNPRLQPATVDTFELGADLIQSAGDARVRLRANAYLEIFASPIVPVDTSGNIVPLRNRELGVRVYGIEGEARLEASKRANAWFNASISRAQDMELPAHSRLLTDTPQARFNAGVSMPIGAWVNFDLVVRAGAERRNNNRSVLELIRRYKIPAYSLITAQIRSEPILDIWEVTLVAHNVFDTDLRDDVPRPDRVPGNLPREGMSGYLTVRAHF from the coding sequence TTGAAGAACACACTCGCACGCGCGACCCTCCTCAGCCTCGTGCTCTTCGCGGGCGTACCCGCCCAGGCCGAGGAGCCTTCCCTTCTTCACTCCGCTCCACCGCGCGCCCAGGCCAACAGCCCGCTGCGGCTGGACGGCACGCTCGTGGAGGGAGGGCGCATCCTCGAGATGTTCGTCCGCTACCGCGGCCCCGGCGAACCCTTCGCCCGCGTCCAGATGGAGCGTCAGTACGGAGACCTCTATCGCGGCGTCATCCCCGCCGAGCACATGGTGCCGCCGGGGGTCGAGTACTACGTCGAGGGCCTCACCGCGGACGGAGAGCGCATCTCCCTCTTCCAGTCCGCCGAGCGTCCCGCCCGTGTCCTCGTCGCAGGCGAGGCTCCGACGAGCCGCACCGCGACGCCTCCACCTCCGACCTCCCTCTCCGCCGACGAGCGCCCCGTCACCCGGTCATCGTCGCCTCCCGAGCGGGCCAAGGCCCCGACACCGTCCTCGAGCGCGAGTGACGACGACTCGATGGCGGCCCTCACCGCCGACCTCGCGGATGGAGTGCCGCCGCCCAAGACGCCGGCCCGAGACAGCCGCTCCACCTCGCGCGAGCCTCTGCCTTCCGCGCGAGGAAGCGCGACGGCCACGCGCGATCCGGTGAGCGCGGGTGCTTCACGGGAGTCCACGTCATCGGCGCGAGACTCCGCGCGAGACCCAGTGGGGGCTTCGCGCGACTCGGTGAGCGCGGGTGCTTCGCGGGAGTCCGCGTCATCATCGCGAGACTCCACGCGCGACCCGGTGGGTTCGGGTGCTTCCAGAGGCACGCGAGACTCCTCGACGCGTGAGCCCGGGACGTCGCGCGACACGTCCGGCCGGGAGTCGGCCACCTCGCGCGCTTCCGGTTCCCGGGACGCGCCCACTCGTGAAGCAGGACCTGCTCGTGGTTCCACTTCGCGAGACTCGCGCGATGCCGTGGCCTCGCGTGAGTCGCCCCGAGAGCCCCTTCGCCGCGACGAGCCGTCCTCGCGAGAGGGCAGCGGCTCCGAGGAGCCCCGCTCGGAGCTGGAAGAGGACATGGCCCTCTACAGCGCCGAGGATACCCTGGCGCTGGCCACCCGCCACGAAGAGAAGGTGCGGACGGTCCCCGCCATCGCCACCTCGTTCGGTCGCGAGCAGATCAGCGCCTTGGGCGCTCGCACCGTCGCGGACGTGCTGGACGTGGTCCCCGGGCTCACCATCAGCCGGGATGTGCAGGGCTTCCACCGCACGGCGGTGCGCGGCCTTCGCAATGACGCCGAGGTCCTGTTCCTCCTCAACGGCCATCGCCTCAACAACTTCTTCGACGGCAAGGCCCTGATGAACCTCCCGGTGGAGAACCTGGAGCGCATCGAGGTCATCCGTGGTCCCGGCTCCGCGCTCTACGGCGCGGGCGCGTTCCTGGGCGTGGTCAACATCGTCACCGACACCTCGGATGGTGTCCGCACCGCGGTCTCCGGGGGCGGCTTCCCGGAGAAGGACGAGCGCCTGGCCGTCACCTTCAACGGGCACGCGTCGGCGGGGCACTCCTTGGGAGATCTGCGCCTCTTCGCCGATGCGGACATCTGGAGCCAGTCCGGCGATGCGAACGTCATCGAGAACGATGGCCTCGACGATGAAGCGATCTCGCAGGGGCTGCGCACCGTCGAACAGCCCGCGGGCAAGACTCGCGATGATCGCTTCCTCCTCAACGTGGGCGGCGGAGCGACGTACGCCATGGGCAACACGGGACGCCTGGGCGCCTCTCTGCGCTTCCTCACGGAGGACCGCACCGCGCTCATGGGCCTCTTCGACGCGGTAGGGGAGGACTCCAAGCTCAAGTGGAACGTCCTCATGGCGGACGTCCATTGGCAGCAGGAGCTGGGCTCCTCGGTCCTCCTCCGCGCGCGCGCGGGCTTCGACCACCAGTCCACCGACCGGCTCTTCCAGATCACGCCCAAGAACTTCCGCACGGGACCGGACACGGCCCAGCTCTTCAATGACGGCATGCGGGAGCAGACCCGCATCTCCGTGCGCACGCTCATGGGGGGCGTGGACGCGGACATCACGCTGGCTCCCGGCAACCGGCTGTCCCTGGGCGCGGTGGTGGAGCAGCAGTCGCTGGGCGACTACGACTACGAAACGAACTACACGCTCGACGCGCGCGTTCGCTCCGGTGGCTTCACCGCGCCGGAGGGCCTCGCGAACCCGCTGGAGCTCGCCGACGGCGCGGCGGCCCGCAGGCTCACCGTGGGGTTCTTCGCGCATGACCAGTGGACCGTTGTCAGCCCGCTGACACTCACCTTCGGCGTGCGGGTGGATGCCACGCAGCTGCCCACGGTGGATGGCAGTGGCACCATCACCGGCACCAGCTTCGTGCCCCGCATCAACCCCCGCGTGGGCCTGGTGTTCTCCGCCACGGACGCGCTGGTGCTCAAGGCCCTCTACGGCCGAGCCTTCCGAGCGCCCACGCTCCAGGAGCTCGTCGAGCGCATCCCCGACACCGACTACAACCAGGGCCGCTTCGAGGGAAACCCGCGCCTGCAGCCCGCGACGGTGGACACCTTCGAGCTGGGCGCCGACCTCATCCAGTCCGCGGGGGATGCCCGTGTGCGGCTGCGCGCCAACGCGTACCTGGAGATCTTCGCCTCGCCCATCGTCCCGGTGGACACCTCCGGCAACATCGTCCCCCTGCGCAACCGCGAGCTGGGCGTGCGTGTGTACGGCATCGAGGGTGAGGCCCGCCTCGAGGCCTCCAAGCGCGCCAACGCGTGGTTCAACGCGAGCATCTCCCGCGCGCAGGACATGGAGCTGCCGGCGCACTCGCGCCTCCTCACGGACACTCCGCAGGCCCGCTTCAACGCGGGGGTCTCCATGCCCATTGGCGCTTGGGTGAACTTCGACCTGGTCGTGCGTGCGGGCGCCGAGCGCCGCAACAACAACCGCTCCGTGCTGGAGCTCATCCGCCGCTACAAGATTCCCGCCTACAGCCTCATCACCGCGCAGATCCGCTCCGAGCCCATCCTCGACATCTGGGAGGTGACGCTCGTGGCGCACAACGTCTTCGACACCGACCTTCGCGACGATGTGCCCCGTCCGGACCGCGTTCCGGGCAACCTCCCTCGCGAGGGCATGTCCGGCTACCTCACCGTGAGGGCCCACTTCTGA
- a CDS encoding ChaN family lipoprotein → MRDSLALHHALFRRQRAQIARVVDGQTDAFRSYEARYRRRTASYRRVLPLSDVHQRVRASDVVYVGDYHTLPLAQQTYVELAEHALTTGRRVVLALECIEGRHQSSLDAWNAGRLSERSLLARLGASTDGTGFGPGNSLRALLSFARRHRLEVIGIDRRAQGERSLALRDAYAAERIARAARAEDRPQVLVLVGQYHIAPCHLPAQVERALGDDTRRGLVVYQNAEGVWWRLARDGSMGSAEAVELADDTVCLLNASPVVCQQSFLDYLEAEAGDTPLVDRGASERFREMAALIGRLAGVPVGRALESVEVTTVADGDVLARIQRRGRFTAAELSQLRRHILSRESSYIPRARTAYLASLSLNHAAEEAAHFVRHCAVGPAMEAPRTASEAFYARCMEEALGFFGSRLVNPRRTCLGLAEWAKRFGETRGLDRQISAFVLAHKAAEMEAPEEAVKLLPLRKDRLFHGVSHALGYLLGDQLYRAFDEGHLAKADIRALFRDPFVDARAAYFTWAERLRN, encoded by the coding sequence ATGCGCGACTCGCTCGCCCTGCACCATGCCCTCTTCCGTCGACAGCGGGCACAAATCGCCCGCGTGGTGGACGGGCAGACAGATGCCTTCCGCTCCTACGAGGCCCGTTACCGCCGGCGCACGGCCAGCTATCGGCGCGTCCTGCCGCTGAGCGACGTGCACCAGCGCGTGCGCGCCTCGGACGTCGTGTACGTGGGCGACTACCACACGCTTCCCCTGGCCCAGCAGACCTACGTCGAGCTGGCGGAGCACGCGCTCACCACGGGCCGCCGCGTCGTCCTCGCCCTCGAGTGCATCGAGGGCCGGCACCAGTCCTCGCTCGATGCGTGGAACGCGGGGCGCCTCTCGGAGCGCTCGCTCCTGGCGCGCCTGGGCGCTAGCACCGACGGTACGGGCTTCGGCCCCGGCAACTCGCTGCGCGCCCTGCTCTCCTTCGCCCGGCGGCATCGCCTGGAGGTGATCGGGATTGATCGGCGCGCCCAGGGAGAGCGTTCGCTCGCCTTGCGGGATGCCTATGCCGCGGAGCGCATCGCCCGGGCGGCTCGGGCGGAGGACCGGCCGCAGGTCCTGGTGCTCGTGGGCCAGTACCACATCGCGCCCTGTCACCTGCCCGCCCAGGTGGAGCGAGCGCTGGGCGACGACACCCGCCGAGGACTCGTCGTGTACCAGAACGCCGAGGGCGTCTGGTGGCGACTGGCCCGCGACGGAAGCATGGGCTCCGCCGAAGCCGTGGAGCTGGCCGACGACACCGTGTGTCTCCTCAACGCCTCCCCTGTCGTGTGCCAGCAGAGCTTCCTCGACTACCTGGAAGCCGAGGCCGGAGACACGCCGCTGGTGGACCGAGGCGCCTCCGAGCGCTTCCGGGAGATGGCGGCGCTCATCGGTCGCCTCGCTGGTGTCCCGGTCGGCCGCGCGCTGGAGTCAGTGGAGGTCACCACCGTGGCGGATGGTGACGTGCTCGCACGCATCCAGCGGCGTGGGCGCTTCACGGCGGCGGAGCTGTCGCAGCTGCGCCGTCACATCCTGTCGCGCGAGAGCAGCTACATCCCCCGCGCGAGGACGGCGTATCTGGCGTCGCTGTCGCTGAACCACGCGGCGGAGGAAGCAGCACACTTCGTGCGGCACTGCGCGGTGGGCCCCGCGATGGAGGCGCCTCGCACGGCGTCCGAGGCGTTCTATGCGCGGTGCATGGAGGAGGCGTTGGGCTTCTTCGGCTCGCGCCTGGTGAACCCGCGCCGCACGTGCCTGGGGCTCGCCGAGTGGGCGAAGCGCTTCGGAGAGACGCGCGGGTTGGACCGGCAGATCTCCGCCTTCGTGCTCGCGCACAAGGCCGCGGAGATGGAGGCGCCCGAGGAGGCGGTGAAGCTGCTGCCCCTGCGCAAGGACCGGCTGTTCCACGGCGTCAGCCATGCGCTGGGGTATCTGCTGGGCGACCAGCTCTACCGGGCCTTCGACGAAGGCCACCTCGCGAAGGCGGACATCCGAGCCCTCTTCCGCGACCCGTTCGTGGATGCCCGGGCCGCGTACTTCACCTGGGCCGAGCGGCTGCGGAACTGA
- a CDS encoding TIGR04563 family protein, whose product MAGTDKRKQSLYFPEEMLKEIQEEANRQDRSLSWVVQQAWKIARERIKSFPAVNDVTGDERQDPREE is encoded by the coding sequence ATGGCAGGCACCGACAAGCGCAAGCAGTCGCTGTACTTCCCCGAGGAGATGCTGAAGGAGATTCAGGAGGAAGCAAACCGCCAAGACCGCTCTCTCTCCTGGGTTGTCCAGCAGGCGTGGAAGATCGCCCGCGAGCGCATCAAGTCGTTCCCCGCCGTCAATGACGTGACTGGCGACGAGCGCCAGGACCCGCGCGAGGAGTAG
- a CDS encoding 5'-nucleotidase produces MPTTKSVLAALACALSAPLSGCISYNDSCQPLVPDPDAVVGYLGQDVQLDKAFTRHDNNALGQLVADSFRRAEDGTARPAVLGVVNGGSLRAEGLCYTRMTLKKGPLTDGVLHEVILFENLVVTLDLTESELVAMMEASVGSLYKEGQLIASPSGAFLQVSDGTTMHVDCAQGRGQRVRALKVGDVNVPLPPRTDPSIRYRVAMPSFLLEGGDGYDAVFGNAGKDPDRNPVQARKLGGTDANIASAYMRENHPTPERALSEKPRITFENCALPARPAGR; encoded by the coding sequence ATGCCCACCACCAAGTCCGTCCTCGCCGCCCTCGCGTGCGCGCTGTCCGCGCCGCTGTCCGGGTGCATCTCCTACAACGACTCGTGTCAGCCGCTCGTCCCGGACCCGGATGCCGTCGTCGGGTACCTGGGCCAGGACGTGCAGCTCGACAAGGCCTTCACCCGGCACGACAACAACGCGCTGGGGCAGCTCGTCGCCGACTCCTTCCGACGCGCGGAGGACGGCACCGCGCGGCCCGCCGTGCTGGGTGTCGTCAACGGAGGCTCCCTCCGCGCCGAAGGGCTCTGCTACACGCGGATGACGCTGAAGAAGGGGCCGCTCACCGACGGCGTGCTGCACGAGGTCATCCTCTTCGAGAACCTCGTGGTGACGCTGGACCTCACCGAGAGCGAGCTGGTGGCGATGATGGAGGCCAGCGTGGGCAGCCTCTACAAGGAAGGCCAGCTCATCGCCTCGCCCTCGGGCGCGTTCCTCCAGGTGTCGGACGGCACGACGATGCACGTGGACTGCGCGCAGGGCAGAGGCCAGCGCGTGCGGGCTCTGAAAGTGGGGGACGTGAATGTCCCGCTGCCACCTCGCACGGACCCGAGCATCCGCTACCGCGTGGCCATGCCCAGCTTCCTGCTCGAGGGCGGCGACGGCTACGATGCGGTGTTCGGCAATGCGGGGAAGGACCCGGACCGCAACCCGGTGCAGGCGCGAAAGCTGGGGGGCACCGACGCGAACATCGCCTCGGCGTACATGCGGGAGAACCACCCGACGCCTGAGCGGGCGCTCTCCGAGAAGCCTCGCATCACCTTCGAGAACTGCGCACTACCCGCGCGGCCCGCTGGCAGGTGA